From the genome of Frateuria soli:
CAGAGGCGCCGGCCAGTCGATCAAGCAGGACGCCAAGGCCGTCGGGCATGGAGTGGCCGATGGCGCACGCGACATCGGCCATGCCACCCGTGACGTCGCCAGGAAGGTGGGGCACGGCGCGAAAGAGGCAGGCATCGGCATCGGCCATGGCGCGAAGAAGGCCGGCGTCGCCGTCGGCCATGGCGCACGCGATGGCTGGAACGCCACCACGCATGCGGTCAAGCAGGTGTTCGACTAGCACGATCGACGCCCGCAAAATTCCATTACCCAACAGTCACGAGACACCCGCTGCCGGCATCCGGCCGGCGGTCACGGAACCATCCATGAGCGAAGCCACAGAAAACCTGCCCGTCGACGAGAACAAGCTGATCGCCGAGCGCCGCGAGAAACTCAAGGCGTTGCGCGGGCAGGGCGTGGCCTTCCCGAACGACTTCAAGGTGGATGCCTTCGCCGGCGACCTGCGCACCGGGTTCGCCGACCAGGATGCCGAGGCCGTCGAAGCCGCCGCGCGGCAGGTCAAGGTCGCGGGCCGCATCGTGCTCAAGCGCGTGCAGGGCAAGGTCAGCTTCGTGCAGATGCAGGACTTCACCGGTCGCATCCAGCTGTTCATCCATCAGGGCACGGTGGGCGAGGGCACCTACGAAGCGTTCAAGGGCTGGGACGTGGGCGACATCGTCGGCGCCGAGGGCCGGGTGATGCGCACCAGGACCGGCGAGCTGTCGGTCAAGGTGGAGAACCTGCGCCTGCTGACCAAGAGCCTGCGCCCGCTGCCGGACAAGTTCCACGGCCTGGCCGACGTCGAGCAGCGCTATCGCCAGCGCTACGTCGACCTGATCGTGACCGAGGAAGCGCGCCGCACCTTCGCGCTGCGCTCGAAGATCATCGGCTTCATGCGCAAGTGGCTGGAAGCCGAGCCGCGCCGCTTCATGGAAGTGGAAACGCCGATGATGCACGTCATCCCCGGCGGTGCCACGGCCCGGCCGTTCGTCACCCACCACAACGCGCTGGACATGAGCCTGTACCTGCGCGTGGCCCCGGAGCTTTACCTCAAGCGCCTGGTCGTGGGTGGCTTCGATCGCGTCTACGAGATCAACCGCAACTTCCGCAACGAGGGCGTGTCGACCCGGCACAACCCCGAGTTCACCATGCTGGAGCTCTACCAGGCCTACGCCACCTACCACGAGATCATGGACCTCACCGAAGCGGTGATCCGCGAGACGGCGCAGAACGTACTGGGCGGCACCGAGCTGACCTGGGAGGGCGCGCGGATCGACGTCGGTCCCGCGTTCCGCCGCTGGCGGATGGAAGATGCGGTGCTGGAGCACAACGCCCGGATCAAGCGCGAGGAGCTGCGCGACCGCGAGGCCATGGTGGCGCATGCCAGGCGCCTGGGCATCCAGGTCAAGCCGAACTATGGCTGGGGCAAGCTGCTGCTGGAGATCTTCGAGAAGACGGTCGAGCACACGCTGATCCAGCCGACCTTCATCACCGACCATCCGGTGGAGGTTTCGCCGCTGGCGCGCGAGAGCGACACCGACCCGGGCATCACCGACCGCTTCGAGCTCTTCATCAACGGCAAGGAGATCGCCAATGGCTTCTCCGAGCTCAATGACCCCGAAGACCAGGCCGCGCGCTTCAAGGCACAGGTCGAGGCGAAGGAATCGGGCGACGACGAAGCCATGCACTTCGACGCCGACTACATCCGCGCGCTGGAAGTGGGCCTGCCGCCGACCGGCGGCCTCGGCATCGGCATCGACCGCCTGGTCATGCTGATGACCGACTCGGCTTCGATCCGCGACGTGTTGTTGTTCCCGTACATGCGCCCGGAAGCCTGACCCGCCTCCACCGGCCTTCGTAGGAGCCCGCTTGCGGGCGATGCTCTTGTCTGCATGGCCAAGGGCATCGCCCGCAAGCGGGCTCCTACAGGAATCAGCGCGTGCGGCGGCCGCGTACGCGGCGCCGCAGCATCGCCATCTGCAACAGGTTCACCGCGCTCGACCCGGCCCAGTACGGCCGCAGCCCGCGGCAGGGTGCCAAACCACAAACACGGAGACCACCACCCCCTGCCTCATGGTGTGAGTGCAAGAGCCGCGCGCGTTCACCGCGATTTCAAGCGCTCCTGCCCATGACGGATGCCAACAGCGCGCGTCTGCCTTATCCGTTCCCGTTCCCTTGCGCGGGCAGGGGATCGTTCCACGACTTGGCTACTGCCCAGGCCACGCCCGTAAGCGGTACTGCCAGCAAGGTGCCCACGATTCCGCCCAGAATCGTGCCGGCGGTCAACGCCAGCAGTACCACCAGCGAGTGCAGATGCAGCGAGCGCCCGAGCACCACCGGCGAGAGCAGGTTGCCCTCCAGCTGGTTGACCACGACCACCACCACCGACACCCAGATGGCTGCGCTCAGGTCCACGGTGACCAGTGCCACCAGCGCCGCGATCACCCCGCTGGCGGTCGCGCCCACGATCGGCACGAACGCGGCCAGAAACACCAGAATCGATAACGGCACAGCCAGCGGCACGTCGAGCAGCCACACCGCGCCGCCGATGAACACGGTATCGACCAGCGCCACCAGCGCCGTGCCGCGCAGGTAGCCGCCCAGCACGTCGATCGCGCAATCGCCGGCGTGCGCCACCCGCGCGTGCCACGCCGGCCGCAGTGGCCGGAGCAGGAAGCGCCAGATGGATGGACCGTCCTTCAGGAAAAAGAACAGGATGAACAGCACGAGCACGAAGCCGGTCGCCAGTTCCATCGTGGTGAACACGCCCGCCATGGCATGCTGCCCGAATTCGCTGCTGGTGATGAAATCGAGCACCGACTGCCGGGCGTGATTGATCTGCTGTTCGCTGATGGACAGCGGCCCGCGGTGCAGATAGTGCAGTGCCTGGCCGAACCCGTCGATGGCCGACGATTGCAGCGTGGCCCATTGTGACGCCACCCGCGCCACGGCCAGCGTGATGATCGCGCCGACGCCGACGCCACCGAGCAGCAGGGTGAGCGGCGCCGCCACTGCATGAGGCAGGTGCACCCGGCGCAATATGGCGACCAGCGGAAACAACGCCGCACTCAGGATCAACGCCAGCAACAAGGGGATGACCAGCAGCTTGAGCCGGATGGCCGCCTGCACCACGGCGGTCGCCACCAGCAGGACCAGGATGACCTGCGCCGAGCGGATGGCCAGGCGCCCGAACGGATCGGTCCACAACGCCCGCAGCGAGGGATCGCCGGCGGAACGGGGCGTGGAGGGGGCGTTCGGCGTGTCTCCCATGCACTCTTCTCCTGTCGATCGGCCGCGACGGATCGCGCGGGACTTGATCCGCGCACCGGGAGCCGGGAGCGTTGACCCTACGCGGGCTGACCCCATCGCGACGTGTAGGCCTGCCTTGGGTCAGCGGCTGTGGGTGGCGGCCGGGTCGGCTAGACTTGGCGGTTTCCCCGGTTGGAGCATCAGCCCATGTGGTTTGCCATCGTCGGCACCGACGTCCCCGAGTCGCTGGACAAGCGCAGGAGCGCGCGGCCGGAGCACCTGGCGCGCCTCGAAAAGTTGCAGGCCGAAGGCCGGCTGCTGCTGGCCGGCCCATTCCCGGCTATCGAGTCGGAGGATCCGGGTCCTGCGGGCTTCACCGGCAGCCTGATCATCGCCGAGTTCCCCTCGCAGGCCGACGCGCAGCGCTGGGCGGACGCCGATCCGTATGTCGCCGCGGGCGTCTATGCGGGCGTCGAGGTCAAGCCGTTCCGCAAGACCTTGCCATGAGTGCCATGGTCGAGCAGATCCGCCAGCGCCTCACCGACGCGCTGGCGCCGGTGGAGCTGGAGGTGCTCGACGAGGGCCACAAGCATGCTACCCACGCCAATGCCGGCAAGGGGCATTTCCACGTACGCATCGTCAGCCCGGCCTTTGCCGGCGTGCTGCCGATCAAGCGGCACCGCATGGTGTTTGCGGCACTCGAGGGCCTGATGGATAAGGGCATCCACGCGCTTTCGATCGATGCGAGGACGCCGTAGATTTTATTTTTCAGAAGGTTATGAGAAATACTTACAGCCATCTGTCACGCCGCGTTCGCATTGCGACCACGCCCGGCGTTTGGCACAGTGGCCCGTCGCCCGAAGCACCGCGGGCCTGTCCCTATCGTTGAGCCCGCATGCGCCTTACCACGATCAAACTCGCCGGATTCAAGTCGTTCGTCGACCCCACCACGCTGCATCTGCCGACCAACATGACCGGCGTGGTCGGGCCCAACGGCTGCGGCAAGTCCAACATCATCGACGCGATCCGCTGGGTGATGGGCGAGAGCGCGGCCAGCCGCCTGCGCGGCGATTCGCTGACCGACGTGATCTTCTCCGGCTCCAACGCACGCAAGCCGGTGGGGCAGGCGACCGTCGAGCTGATCTTCGACAACGCCGACGGCACCATCCAGGGCGAGTACGCGCAATACGCGGAGATCTCGGTCAAGCGCCAGGTGACGCGCGACGGGCAGTCCTCCTACTTCCTCAACGGCGGCCGCTGCCGCCGCCGCGACATCACCGATCTCTTCCTCGGCACCGGTCTGGGTCCCCGCAGCTATTCGATCATCGAGCAGGGCATGATCAGCCAGATCATCGAGGCGCACCCGGAAGAGCTGCGCACGCACCTGGAAGAGGCCGCCGGCATCTCCAAGTACAAGGAGCGCCGCAAGGAGACCGAGAGCCGCATCAAGTCCACCCGCGAGAACCTCGACCGCGTCAGGGACGTACGCGACGAGGTCGATAAGCAGTTGGACCACCTCAACCGCCAGGCCCGCGCCGCCGAACGCTGGAAGGCGCTCAAGGAAGAGCAGACGCGCAAGGAGGCCGAACTGCGCGCGCTCGAATACCGCGCGCTGAAGGGCCAGCACGAGGGAGAGGGACAGGGCCTGTCCGCCGCCGAGATCGAGATCGAGAAGCAGCTCGCCGGCCAGCGCCAGATCGAGGCACAGCTCGAGTCGGTTCGCGAGCGCCACGTCGGCGCCACCGAGCACCTCAACGAAGTGCAGGCCGAGGTGTACAAGGTCGGCGCCGAGATCGCCCGCGTCGAACAGCAGGTGCGCTTCAACAAGGAGACCGCCGAGCGCCTGCAGCGTGCCCAGGCCGAAGCCGAACGCGAGCACGGCGAGCTGTCCGCACACATCGCCAACGATCGCGAGCAGGTCGAGTCGCTGCGCATGGCGCTGGCCGAGGGCGAGCCCAAACTCGAGGCCCTGCAGCAGATGCAGGACGACACCGCCGAAGCGGCGCGCGGCACGGAGTCGAAGCTGGCCGACTGGCAGCAGCGCTGGGACGCCTACACGCGCACCGCCGGCGAATCGAGTCGCGCCGCCGAAGTCGAACGCACCCGGCTCAACTACCTCGACCGCCAGGCGATCGACCTCTCCAGGCGCCGCGAGGCGCTGGAAGCCGAACAGAAGGCCACCGACGTGGCCGCCCTCGACGCCGCCGCCGAACAGTTGCACGTCGAGCACGACACCCAGCGCGAGCGCGTCGAGTCGCTCGGCAGCCTGCTCGACCAGCACAAGCTCACCCACGAGAAGGTGCTCGACGAGGAGCGCCAGGTGCAGTCCTCGCTCAACGAAGCGCGCCAGCAACTGCAGAGCGCGCGCGGTCGGCTGTCCTCGCTCGAGGCACTGCAGCACGCCGCACTGGGCCAGGAAGAGAGTGCCGCCAGCGGCTGGCTCGCCAGTCTCGGCCTGGACAAGGCCCGTCGCCTGGGCGAGGCGCTGCAGGTCGACGCCGGCTGGGAATCGGCCGTCGAGACCGTGCTCGCCGGCCTGCTCGACGGCGTGCTCGTCGACAGCCCGCTCAACCTGGCCAGCGACTTCGGCACGCTGGGCGAAGCGGACCTCGCGCTGCTGGCTGCGGCCGAAGGCGGGCAGGGCGCCGAAGGCACGCTCGCCGCCAAGGTGCGCGGCCCGTCCGCGGCCATGCAATGGCTCACCCAGGTATGCACGGCCGAGACGCTGGACGAGGCACGCAACCGCGTCGCTTCGCTGGCCCAGGGTCAGTCGATCATCACCAGCAGCGGCGAATGGCTGGCGCCGCAGTGGGCGCGCATCCGTCGCGCCCAGGGCAACCAGGTCGGCGTGCTGGCGCGCGAGCGCGACATCCGCCTGCTGAGCGAACAGATCGAAACGCTCGAAGCGCAACTGGAAGAATCCGCCACACGCCTGGACGAACTGCGCACCGCCAAGTTCGAGACCGAGCGCGCCCGCGATGACGCGCAGCGCGAGCTTTACAACGCGCACCGCCGCCAGTCCGAACTGGCCGGCCAGTTGCAGAGCCACCGCGGCAAGGTCGAAACCGCCCGCGCCCGCGCCGAGAAGGTAGCCGGCGAGCTGTCCACGCTGATCGAACAGCTCGACGAACTGCAGGCGCAGACCCGGGAAGCGCGCGCGCGCCTGGACGAATCGGTCAACCACATGGGCGACCTGGAGGATCTGCGCCGCGAGCTGGAAAACGAGCGCCGCGCGCTGCTCGAAGCCCGCGAGGAAGCCCGCATGAACGCCCGCGAGGCCGCCGACCAGGCGCACGCGCTGGCGTTGTCGATGGAATCGAAGCGCTCGTCGCTGGCGTCACTCGAACAGGCGCTGGCCCGCCTCGATACCCAACTGCGCCAGGTCGAGGCCCGCCGTACCGAGGTCGCCGAGCAACTGGCCGCCGGTTCCGACCCGATCGCGGAACTGGAAGCCGAACGCCAGACTTACCTGGACCAGCGCCTGCTCGTGGACAAACAACTGGTCGAGGCGCGCCGCGCGCTGGAAGACTGCGACATCGAGTTCCGCAAGCTGGAGCAACAGCGCCACCTGGCCGAACAGAACCTGGCCCGGCTGCGCGAAAGCCTGTCGGAAAAGCGCCTGGCCGCGCAGGCCCTGCAGATGCGCGCCGACCAGCTCGCCGAGGCCATTGCCGCCTCCGGCCTGGAACTCGAGCCGCTGCTCGCCGAACTCCCCGAGCAGGCCGACGCTGGCCAGTGGCGCACGCAGCTCGGCGACCTCGCGCAGAAGATCGTCCGCCTGGAGCCGGTCAACCTGGCCGCGATCCAGGAGCACGCCGAGCAGAGCGAGCGCAAGACCTACCTGGACAATCAGCTCGCCGACCTCGTCAGCGCGATGGAAACGCTCGAGGGCGCGATCAAGAAGATCGACCGCGAGACCCGCCAGCGCTTCAAGGAAACCTTCGACAAGGTCAACGCCGGCGTGCAGGAGCTGTTCCCGCGCCTGTTCGGCGGCGGCCACGCCTACCTGGAGCTGACCGGCGACGACCTGCTCAACACCGGCGTCTCGATCATGGCGCGGCCGCCGGGCAAGCGGCCGTCCAACATCTCGCTGCTCTCCGGCGGCGAAAAGGCGCTCACCGCGGTCTCGCTGGTGTTCGCCATCTTCAACCTCAATCCCGCGCCGTTCTGCCTGCTCGACGAGGTCGACGCGCCGCTGGACGAAGCCAACGTCGGCCGCTTCTCCAACATGGTCCGCGAGATGAGCGAGAAGGTGCAGTTCATCTTCGTCAGCCACAACAAGGCCACCATGGAAGCGGCCAGCCAGCTCTGCGGCGTGACCATGCGCGAACCGGGCGTTTCGCGCCTGGTGCAGGTGGACCTGGCCGAAGCGGCTAAACTGGCCGGAGCTGCGTGAGGATCCATCAATGACCGTGCTCGCCCTTGCCTGGAACCCTGCCGTCGGCGTACCGCTGGCGATCGCCGGCGCCATCGTGCTGGCGCTGCTGTGGCTGTTCGGCCAGCCAAAGAAAGAGCAGGGCAGGCGTCGCGTGCCGACCGGGCAGGGCAGCGGCGAACGCCGCGAACCCACGCTGGGCGATGGCGAGGCGGGCGACATGCTGCTCGAGGATGAGCCGCACGCGCACCTCGGTGGCGAAGAGCCCATGCCGCAGCAGGGCGAACTCGAGATCGGCCTGCGCGAGGAACTGGAGAAACTCGGCGCCACCCTGGCCGGTGAACGCGCCGCTCCCACCAAGCCATCCGGCCGGGCGGCCTCGATCATCGACGCGCTGCGTGCGCCCGCCGGCGCGCCCGAAGCCATCGCGCCGGCACCGGTTGCCGGGCCTGCACCCGCGCCAGCTCCTGCTGCTTCGCCCGCGCCCAAGGCGCCGCCGGCCTCGGACCTGGGCCGCCGCCCGTCGCAACTGCCGATGGAACGCATCGTCACCCTGTTCGTCATGGCCCGAGACGGCGGCGTGTTCAACGGCGCCGACCTGATCGTCGCGGCCGAAAAGGCCGGCCTCGAATACGGCCACCTGGGCATCTACCACCGGCTGGTCGACGGCAAGCGCGAACAGGGCCCGATCTTCAGCGTGGCCAACATGCTCAAGCCGGGCAACTTCGACCTGACCCGGCTCGATGCCCTGCGCACGCCGGGCCTCAGCTTCTTCATGACCCTGCCGGGCCCGCTGTCCGCGCTGGACGCCTGGGATGCCATGCTGCCGGCCGCGCAGCGTCTCGCCGAACTGCTCGATGGCCAGGTCCTGGACGAGGAGCGCAACGCCCTGGGCCGTCAGCGCATCGCGCACATCCGCGACGAACTGCGCGGATGGGATCGCGACCACGAGGGCCAGGAGATCATCTTCGGGCGCTGAGCGGTACCCACCGAAACCTTGCAGGAGCGCAGGAAACTAAGCCAGAACCCATCGCGAAGACGTGCTGGCGGGACTGGACAGCTTGGCGAGAGGCGAGAGCCGCGGATGGGTGCAGCGAACGGGCCGCTAACGCCCCGGCCAAGGAAGCTTGAGCCAGCGATTCCGGGCGACGTCGCGGTCCTCTTTGCGGCCAGCGGCTACCAAGTCACTTCGCCTCCAGCGAAGCCTGCAGCGCTGTGGCCAACGCCGCATCACCGCTGACCAGATCCTTCCAGAGCAACGTCACACCGCGTCGGCGGCCTTTCTCCGTCAACTTCAGACCGTCGGGATCGATCACCAGCGTGTAAGTGATATCCCCGATGGTCAGCTCCCGCTTCAGCGGTTTGTCGAGAGGCGTCATGGAAAGCTCCTGGCGATGGTCGTAAGAGCGCGTGGAGAAGGTGCGTAGAGTGGTGCACGCTGCGTGGGCGGCGTGTCCTTAATTGCGCATAATGTATATTATGTAAAATCAAAGATGACGCCGCCGGGCGTTTCCAGCCCGCTCAATTCAGTCGCCTGGCCAAGGTCTTTCCATTCCGGGCTACTCGGCGCCTCGTCCGGCCGCGTTCCTGAGCAGTCTCAGCTCTTCGGCCTGTCGATCACAGATGCCCTGGAGCCGATCGCGTTCCCGAACCAGATCCGCGCGCAGCGCGTGACTGTCCTGCAGCTGGCCGTCCAGCGTTGCGCAGGCGTTCTCGGCCAGATCCCTCGCGGCTTGGGCATGGGCAACCTCGGCTTTCGCGGCCTGCATGCGGGTTTCCATCACCGCTCGTTCCTGTGCCAACTGAGCCTGGATCGTGGCCTCCAGCCCGGCACGTTCGTCCGCGAAACGGCTGGCCAGCGTCCGTTCGGCGTGTTCGACCGCCAGCCGCCACAGTTCGAGCATGGTCTGCCCCACCGGAGCGGGCACCTCCGGCAAGGCGCTGAGCCGACGCAAGCGCTCCCCGAACTGGCTCCGCCACACCTCGAGCATGCGGGTGACCGTGTTGGGCGATCCCGTCCCCAGCGCGGCGCGGACCTTCTCGACGGTGGGGTTCTTGCCTGTGCCAAGGATGGCGTCGGCCGCCTGGTTAACCTGTTCTTGGGTGATACCCCGGGGCATGCCTGTGTCTCCCTCGGCCGGAGCCTTACCGTCTGGCCTGCTGCTCGCGATAAGTGATGATTATCGTGGGTAGGCGCCCCGTTTTGTGTAACGTACGTTATACTTTATGTAGTAATAACCCTCCCCGTCTCCGATCCGATCGCAGGGTGGACGACAAGAACCGTCAGCGAATCCTGGAGCGCGCCTTAGCCCGTGAGCAAGACGTAGATGCGGTCAATGAACTTGTTGAAGAAGAATCAGTTGGTCGGAGGGGGCACTCCGACACCTTTGAATGCGTTTTTTTGGTAGGAACCTTCGCGTTGTTTCGGAGCGGTAGCTCTTGGTGCGAAAGCTGAGCGTGCGAGCTGATGAATCTCTCTTCGGTTGCTCCCGGTTGTACTCCCCATCCCCGACAACTTGGCAGATCACCCTGCCCTATGTCC
Proteins encoded in this window:
- the lysS gene encoding lysine--tRNA ligase, encoding MSEATENLPVDENKLIAERREKLKALRGQGVAFPNDFKVDAFAGDLRTGFADQDAEAVEAAARQVKVAGRIVLKRVQGKVSFVQMQDFTGRIQLFIHQGTVGEGTYEAFKGWDVGDIVGAEGRVMRTRTGELSVKVENLRLLTKSLRPLPDKFHGLADVEQRYRQRYVDLIVTEEARRTFALRSKIIGFMRKWLEAEPRRFMEVETPMMHVIPGGATARPFVTHHNALDMSLYLRVAPELYLKRLVVGGFDRVYEINRNFRNEGVSTRHNPEFTMLELYQAYATYHEIMDLTEAVIRETAQNVLGGTELTWEGARIDVGPAFRRWRMEDAVLEHNARIKREELRDREAMVAHARRLGIQVKPNYGWGKLLLEIFEKTVEHTLIQPTFITDHPVEVSPLARESDTDPGITDRFELFINGKEIANGFSELNDPEDQAARFKAQVEAKESGDDEAMHFDADYIRALEVGLPPTGGLGIGIDRLVMLMTDSASIRDVLLFPYMRPEA
- a CDS encoding YciI family protein, which codes for MWFAIVGTDVPESLDKRRSARPEHLARLEKLQAEGRLLLAGPFPAIESEDPGPAGFTGSLIIAEFPSQADAQRWADADPYVAAGVYAGVEVKPFRKTLP
- a CDS encoding BolA family protein; the protein is MVEQIRQRLTDALAPVELEVLDEGHKHATHANAGKGHFHVRIVSPAFAGVLPIKRHRMVFAALEGLMDKGIHALSIDARTP
- a CDS encoding DNA-binding protein, whose product is MPRGITQEQVNQAADAILGTGKNPTVEKVRAALGTGSPNTVTRMLEVWRSQFGERLRRLSALPEVPAPVGQTMLELWRLAVEHAERTLASRFADERAGLEATIQAQLAQERAVMETRMQAAKAEVAHAQAARDLAENACATLDGQLQDSHALRADLVRERDRLQGICDRQAEELRLLRNAAGRGAE
- the zipA gene encoding cell division protein ZipA encodes the protein MTVLALAWNPAVGVPLAIAGAIVLALLWLFGQPKKEQGRRRVPTGQGSGERREPTLGDGEAGDMLLEDEPHAHLGGEEPMPQQGELEIGLREELEKLGATLAGERAAPTKPSGRAASIIDALRAPAGAPEAIAPAPVAGPAPAPAPAASPAPKAPPASDLGRRPSQLPMERIVTLFVMARDGGVFNGADLIVAAEKAGLEYGHLGIYHRLVDGKREQGPIFSVANMLKPGNFDLTRLDALRTPGLSFFMTLPGPLSALDAWDAMLPAAQRLAELLDGQVLDEERNALGRQRIAHIRDELRGWDRDHEGQEIIFGR
- a CDS encoding AI-2E family transporter; its protein translation is MGDTPNAPSTPRSAGDPSLRALWTDPFGRLAIRSAQVILVLLVATAVVQAAIRLKLLVIPLLLALILSAALFPLVAILRRVHLPHAVAAPLTLLLGGVGVGAIITLAVARVASQWATLQSSAIDGFGQALHYLHRGPLSISEQQINHARQSVLDFITSSEFGQHAMAGVFTTMELATGFVLVLFILFFFLKDGPSIWRFLLRPLRPAWHARVAHAGDCAIDVLGGYLRGTALVALVDTVFIGGAVWLLDVPLAVPLSILVFLAAFVPIVGATASGVIAALVALVTVDLSAAIWVSVVVVVVNQLEGNLLSPVVLGRSLHLHSLVVLLALTAGTILGGIVGTLLAVPLTGVAWAVAKSWNDPLPAQGNGNG
- the smc gene encoding chromosome segregation protein SMC; this encodes MRLTTIKLAGFKSFVDPTTLHLPTNMTGVVGPNGCGKSNIIDAIRWVMGESAASRLRGDSLTDVIFSGSNARKPVGQATVELIFDNADGTIQGEYAQYAEISVKRQVTRDGQSSYFLNGGRCRRRDITDLFLGTGLGPRSYSIIEQGMISQIIEAHPEELRTHLEEAAGISKYKERRKETESRIKSTRENLDRVRDVRDEVDKQLDHLNRQARAAERWKALKEEQTRKEAELRALEYRALKGQHEGEGQGLSAAEIEIEKQLAGQRQIEAQLESVRERHVGATEHLNEVQAEVYKVGAEIARVEQQVRFNKETAERLQRAQAEAEREHGELSAHIANDREQVESLRMALAEGEPKLEALQQMQDDTAEAARGTESKLADWQQRWDAYTRTAGESSRAAEVERTRLNYLDRQAIDLSRRREALEAEQKATDVAALDAAAEQLHVEHDTQRERVESLGSLLDQHKLTHEKVLDEERQVQSSLNEARQQLQSARGRLSSLEALQHAALGQEESAASGWLASLGLDKARRLGEALQVDAGWESAVETVLAGLLDGVLVDSPLNLASDFGTLGEADLALLAAAEGGQGAEGTLAAKVRGPSAAMQWLTQVCTAETLDEARNRVASLAQGQSIITSSGEWLAPQWARIRRAQGNQVGVLARERDIRLLSEQIETLEAQLEESATRLDELRTAKFETERARDDAQRELYNAHRRQSELAGQLQSHRGKVETARARAEKVAGELSTLIEQLDELQAQTREARARLDESVNHMGDLEDLRRELENERRALLEAREEARMNAREAADQAHALALSMESKRSSLASLEQALARLDTQLRQVEARRTEVAEQLAAGSDPIAELEAERQTYLDQRLLVDKQLVEARRALEDCDIEFRKLEQQRHLAEQNLARLRESLSEKRLAAQALQMRADQLAEAIAASGLELEPLLAELPEQADAGQWRTQLGDLAQKIVRLEPVNLAAIQEHAEQSERKTYLDNQLADLVSAMETLEGAIKKIDRETRQRFKETFDKVNAGVQELFPRLFGGGHAYLELTGDDLLNTGVSIMARPPGKRPSNISLLSGGEKALTAVSLVFAIFNLNPAPFCLLDEVDAPLDEANVGRFSNMVREMSEKVQFIFVSHNKATMEAASQLCGVTMREPGVSRLVQVDLAEAAKLAGAA